The following proteins come from a genomic window of Dysidea avara chromosome 12, odDysAvar1.4, whole genome shotgun sequence:
- the LOC136240605 gene encoding probable splicing factor, arginine/serine-rich 6 has product MVDNQIFVGRLPKHTRNRDLEDIFFPYGKLTRCEVKQGMRLAYGFVEFEDRRDAEDAIRQENGREFMGTRIVVEWSRGYKDKNGGRGGYDRYDRRDRDRDRYDRGGRDDRYSRRKSYSRSPPRHKRRRSPSRSRSRSYSKSRSPVDRRSRSYSRERDRSRSRS; this is encoded by the exons ATGGTGGACAACCAGATTTTCGTTGGCCGGCTACCAAAGCACACTCGCAATAGGGACTTGGAAGATATCTTTTTTCCCTATGGGAAATTGACGCGCTGTGAGGTGAAGCAAG GAATGCGACTAG CCTATGGTTTTGTGGAGTTTGAAGACAGAAGAGATGCTGAG GATGCCATACGTCAGGAGAATGGCAGGGAGTTCATGGGTACTAGGATAGTCGTGGAATGGTCTAGAGGATACAAGGACAAGAATGGAGGACGTGGTGGG TATGATCGATATGACCGTCGTGATCGAGATCGAGATCGTTACGACAGAGGAGGACGAGATGACAGATACTCTCGAAG GAAGTCTTATTCACGATCACCACCCCGACATAAGCGTCGAAGATCACCATCTCGCTCTCGTAGCAGATCCTACTCCAAGTCCAGGTCTCCAGTTGACAGAAG GAGTCGCAGCTACAGCCGTGAACGAGACAGAAGCAGGAGCCGCAGCTGA